The Deltaproteobacteria bacterium genome includes a window with the following:
- a CDS encoding PilZ domain-containing protein, whose product MSHHGERRRYPRAYLDCPALVQGPGGAKLAEAGNISARGAFIRCEEPLFPEDRVKLHIMVPDRLALSVDAKVAWLQVRCAENNSPRCGIGISFTQISETDRKFIIALASGLFPSGQQG is encoded by the coding sequence ATGTCTCATCATGGCGAACGACGCAGGTACCCGAGAGCATATCTTGACTGTCCTGCCCTGGTTCAGGGCCCGGGAGGAGCCAAACTGGCGGAAGCAGGAAACATCAGTGCCAGAGGCGCCTTCATCAGGTGCGAGGAGCCACTTTTTCCTGAAGATCGAGTGAAGCTACACATAATGGTGCCGGACAGGCTGGCCTTGAGCGTTGACGCCAAGGTGGCCTGGTTGCAGGTGCGTTGTGCGGAAAACAACAGCCCCAGATGTGGAATCGGCATCAGTTTTACCCAGATCTCTGAGACGGACCGCAAATTTATCATCGCGCTCGCCTCCGGCTTGTTTCCCTCTGGACAACAGGGATGA
- a CDS encoding PilZ domain-containing protein, with amino-acid sequence MKKNRRRHPRATIRWPVTILTPEGPKHGETKNISVGGALVTCAYPLALHDRFCVIFRIPNHPPISVNTVVARTNYAGERTRMEVQGDVALYYTGLSDNERQILHAKVSQSALINELETLSMAVQHVYKVVHQQAIELQKTATILGKLDGLISRLTTQVRRDGLASKRARLPKDQ; translated from the coding sequence ATGAAAAAAAATCGCCGCAGACATCCCAGGGCCACCATCAGATGGCCGGTTACCATTCTCACCCCCGAGGGCCCCAAACACGGTGAAACCAAAAACATCAGTGTTGGCGGGGCGCTTGTCACCTGCGCCTATCCACTTGCCCTCCACGATAGGTTCTGTGTGATCTTCAGAATTCCCAACCACCCGCCAATCTCGGTAAACACCGTAGTGGCCAGGACCAATTACGCTGGTGAGCGGACAAGGATGGAGGTTCAGGGCGACGTGGCCCTCTATTACACCGGTCTTTCTGACAATGAGCGGCAGATATTACATGCGAAGGTTTCTCAATCCGCACTCATCAATGAACTGGAGACACTGTCGATGGCGGTTCAGCATGTGTACAAGGTTGTCCACCAACAAGCCATCGAACTGCAAAAGACTGCCACTATCCTGGGGAAGTTGGACGGTCTCATTAGCCGGCTCACCACCCAGGTGCGCCGTGACGGTTTGGCCAGCAAGCGCGCCCGCCTGCCCAAGGACCAATAA
- the hisF gene encoding imidazole glycerol phosphate synthase subunit HisF, translated as MITLLDYGAGNVRSVINAIEKLGEEVRVVQSPEDILSAEKLVFPGVGAFGNMMRILAQKNYVEPLRSYLSSDRPFLGICLGLQALFDYSEEAPGVKGLGIIRGSVRRFTTDLSVPHIGWNGVCVRQPTTIFAGLSSEEKFYFVHSYHVVPEDESVVLTTTDYGYEFVSAVQTANIIATQFHPEKSGDAGLQVLKNFLQPGTLKTGPVQPCQPTRLAKRIIACLDVRTNDQGDLVVTKGDQYDVREQGVVRNLGKPVELAERYYKEGADEITFLNITGFRDFPLEDMPMLEVLQQTSRKVFVPLTIGGGIRDYTDRNGKTYKALEVAAEYFRSGADKISIGSDAVLIVEDYLRTGRKTGQSSIEQISAVYGNQAVVVSIDPRRVYLESPAEVRHQVIETSLPGPREERYCWYQCTIQGGRQGRNLDAITLARACEKLGAGEILLNCIDRDGTSLGFDLELINAVKSAVSIPVIASSGAGRVEHFYEVFTGTAAESALAAGIFHRREVPISLVKRYLRGKVEIRDAR; from the coding sequence ATGATTACCCTGCTGGACTATGGGGCCGGCAACGTCAGAAGCGTAATCAATGCCATTGAAAAGCTGGGGGAAGAGGTCCGGGTGGTCCAGTCGCCCGAAGACATCCTCTCGGCTGAAAAGCTGGTGTTTCCTGGGGTAGGCGCCTTCGGCAATATGATGCGCATTCTTGCCCAGAAAAACTATGTGGAACCGCTCAGGAGCTACCTCAGCTCTGACCGACCCTTTCTGGGAATCTGCCTAGGTCTGCAGGCCCTGTTCGATTACAGTGAGGAAGCCCCTGGAGTGAAAGGACTCGGCATCATCCGGGGCAGCGTCAGGAGATTCACCACCGACCTTTCAGTGCCTCACATTGGCTGGAACGGCGTTTGCGTCAGGCAGCCAACAACCATCTTTGCTGGCCTGAGCAGCGAAGAAAAATTTTATTTCGTCCACTCCTACCATGTGGTTCCTGAGGACGAATCCGTGGTACTCACTACAACCGACTATGGCTACGAATTCGTCAGTGCTGTGCAGACTGCAAACATCATTGCCACCCAGTTCCATCCGGAAAAAAGCGGCGATGCCGGTCTGCAGGTTCTCAAGAATTTCCTCCAGCCCGGGACCCTGAAGACAGGGCCCGTACAGCCTTGCCAGCCCACCAGGCTGGCAAAGCGCATTATCGCCTGTCTGGACGTGCGCACCAACGACCAGGGCGACCTGGTTGTCACCAAGGGTGATCAGTATGACGTGCGTGAGCAAGGCGTTGTGCGGAATCTCGGAAAGCCAGTTGAGCTGGCAGAGCGTTACTACAAGGAAGGAGCTGACGAGATCACTTTCCTCAACATCACCGGTTTCAGGGACTTCCCTCTGGAAGACATGCCCATGCTGGAAGTGTTGCAGCAAACCTCCAGGAAGGTTTTCGTGCCGCTGACCATAGGTGGCGGCATCAGGGACTACACTGATAGAAATGGCAAGACCTATAAAGCGCTCGAGGTGGCTGCCGAGTACTTCAGGTCCGGCGCCGACAAGATTTCCATTGGCAGCGACGCAGTGCTCATTGTTGAGGACTACCTGAGAACAGGCCGCAAAACTGGCCAGAGTTCAATTGAACAGATCTCAGCCGTCTACGGCAACCAGGCGGTGGTGGTCTCCATTGATCCCAGAAGAGTATATCTCGAGTCGCCTGCCGAGGTGCGGCACCAGGTAATCGAGACCTCCCTGCCGGGGCCCAGGGAGGAGCGCTACTGCTGGTACCAATGTACCATTCAGGGAGGCAGGCAGGGCAGAAACCTGGATGCCATCACCCTGGCGCGGGCCTGTGAGAAGCTTGGAGCCGGTGAGATCCTTCTCAACTGTATTGACCGCGATGGCACCAGCCTGGGCTTCGACCTGGAGTTGATAAACGCGGTCAAGAGTGCGGTTTCCATACCGGTGATCGCTTCCAGCGGTGCTGGACGGGTGGAACACTTCTATGAGGTGTTTACCGGGACCGCAGCAGAATCTGCCCTGGCCGCCGGCATCTTTCACCGGCGCGAAGTTCCCATCTCCCTGGTCAAGAGATACCTGCGAGGCAAGGTAGAAATCAGGGATGCCAGGTAA